A single window of Candidatus Rhabdochlamydia oedothoracis DNA harbors:
- a CDS encoding RluA family pseudouridine synthase produces MKFIIVQNICLQDILKKHFPKSSKTTLRSWIHSGRILIDGRYAADLGVELQQGQCVTIRDKFVILAEGIKVLYEDDAVIVVEKPEEMLSVATDFETQNTLQNILKVRLRRKNVFAVHRLDRETSGIMMFACNESAKQSLKTQFEERQIQKTYYALVEGKLVTQQGCWQSYLKEDEKYFVRSTSVENGKLAITEFNQVWSNKQFALLRLKLLTGKKNQLRVHCSEAGHPIVGDKKYRANSNPLRRMALHAYSLTFLHPVKQKKMTFVAPLPTSFDKIAPIKTL; encoded by the coding sequence ATGAAGTTTATTATCGTTCAAAATATTTGTTTACAAGATATCCTAAAAAAACATTTTCCTAAAAGCTCAAAAACCACTCTGCGTTCTTGGATTCATTCTGGACGGATTTTGATAGATGGTCGTTATGCAGCAGATCTTGGTGTAGAATTACAACAAGGGCAATGTGTTACTATTCGAGACAAGTTTGTCATCTTAGCTGAAGGTATTAAGGTTCTCTATGAAGATGATGCGGTAATTGTTGTAGAAAAACCAGAGGAAATGCTTAGTGTAGCAACTGATTTTGAAACGCAAAATACACTCCAAAATATCTTAAAAGTAAGATTGCGTCGCAAAAATGTCTTTGCTGTTCATCGTCTGGATCGCGAAACCTCTGGTATTATGATGTTTGCTTGTAATGAGTCTGCTAAACAATCTCTTAAAACCCAATTTGAAGAGCGTCAAATACAAAAAACTTATTACGCTCTAGTAGAAGGAAAACTTGTGACTCAACAAGGGTGCTGGCAAAGCTATTTAAAAGAAGACGAGAAGTATTTTGTTCGTAGTACTTCTGTAGAAAATGGTAAATTAGCCATTACTGAATTTAATCAAGTATGGAGTAATAAACAGTTTGCACTTTTACGCTTGAAGTTATTGACCGGTAAAAAAAATCAATTACGCGTACATTGTTCAGAAGCAGGCCATCCTATTGTAGGGGATAAAAAGTATCGAGCGAATTCAAATCCGCTTCGGCGGATGGCTTTGCATGCTTATTCTCTAACTTTTTTACATCCTGTAAAGCAAAAAAAAATGACTTTTGTTGCACCTTTACCCACTAGTTTTGATAAAATCGCACCTATCAAAACCCTTTAA